The Aedes albopictus strain Foshan chromosome 1, AalbF5, whole genome shotgun sequence genomic interval gtccagcatctgcgtgaactgctcgatcggcaaccgcggaggcgcataacagctacagaaggagAACCcgcttactttggcgaccacgaagtcctcataggtagtagacaccaactgctGGACGAGGTGTTTACCTGTTGATCATATCGGCGCCATTTTTCTGAACCTAGGGTAGAAGCGCCGGTTTTGGCCACAATATGCACAGCATGAAGAGATTTGATTGAATAAATACGGTTTTTTGCATTCAAACTCAAATAAAATGATGTCCACTGGTTTTGCTAGATTAGTTCTTGCTATTTATTCAAGAAAATGAGAAAAAACAAGGTTTTATTATTACTTATTCGTTATTTAGCAACCTCTACGTTTGATTCTATTTTGGCCATATCATTTCTAATTTGGCCATACAATGATTCTATTTTGGCCATGGTAATGAAAATTTTGCTATTTAGTATAGAAATGTTCCAGATTTTGTATCAAATAATGGAGTAATATCGCAATCGCAtcgaaaatgttgaagaaataaTACTTTTAATCcgtgaatatttttttctcaactgtggaactgCTTAAAAAACACAATACGTAGAAAGAAGAACAATGGAAAGATAAGAATATACCAAACGACCATAACCAAGAGAAGTTGATATAAAGCGTTCATTGGATTTCGCTAGCAACATGATATTGGAAAATAAAAGCCATGCCGTGCATTCATAACAACTGAACGTGTTTATTAACGTGCTGAAACATTCCAACAGTTTTATATATCCTCTTTtacattcattttcttttcatttcTCTTCAAGCTTTTTTCGATGTTTACCCGACGTTTACGTTTCAAATTACTGGTAGATTTTGCTTTCTTTTGCAGTTCTTTTAGTTGTTTCTTTTCTTCGCGTTCTTCCTGCTTTCTTTTCTTAAGTTCTTCTCGTTTTGTTCTTGCCTGCTGACGAAGGAGAGCTCTTTCCTTCTTTTTAAGCTcagtttcttgtttttctttttCAACTTTTCGAATTTCTGCCAATCTTTCGTCTGCGGTCAGAACCGGATAAAACTTTTTCTTATAATTCCGATGTTTGCTGCTTCTATGGGGTGCTGGTGGCAGCTTCAGAAAGTCAACCAGGCGAGGTGCCACACATGACTCGGTTTTGTTCGTTATGTCCTGCAATACTTTCTGGTGAGGTTGATTTACTTCTTGGATGGCACCTACAAAAAATAACATTCAAGATTTGTTAAAAGAATTTGAAGATAGTATGTATTACCTGAAGTGTTATCCGATGGTACAAAGCTGCTTCCCATAGTAGGATCCGAATTTGATTTGCCAGTCAGTCCAATTATCTTCGCTATTTGTTCTTCAGTGTAGACGCTGGGAATCTCAGTGTCCAAAGATACATCTCCACCCGGGGAAACTGTCAACTCGGCAATAACTTCTTCACCAATTGCCGACGGAGCACGACAAGTATATGGAAGATCAGTGTTCATCTCAAAGCTACTATCATCTATCTGTTGCACGCCGCGATTGAATGGTTCTACCAGCCATGGATCGTTTTCCTCATCCTCATTAGGTGTTGAATGTACTGTGATAAATGGTTGCAGAAACTCTTTGTAGAAATACCGGATGATTTTTTCTTCGTGGGTTAGTTCAGCTTCAGTTTTGCTCAAAATTGTGGACATAGTACACGGTCCAATCAATTTGAGACCCTCCTCAATTTTATCTGTGTGGATTGACACAAATGGAGATAATGTGAATGTCATTTTTGATGTGTTCAATGAACGAAATATTTGATCGGTTTCTGGCAGCTCCCTCATATTTTGCGGAGTTTCATCCCATTTGGCTTCCACCTGAGAAATGGATGAGTTGAGTAGTGCGGGTGGTGAAACAGCTTCTTGTTCGTCCATGGGTTCATCACTAGTTCCAGCACCTGACCCTGTaaatcaaaatggtttttggaagATATTACTGAATGAATCGGACTATTTagacataacaaaaaaaaaaacattccagaGGCGTCTTTTTAGATAGTAATCCATTgtaatgattttttaaataaattttccaaATACGAAATAATTTAATACCTTCGAGCTGTTGTTCGTCTATAAGATTGGATGGTTCTGGAGCCAGGCCAGCTTCCGCGAGGCATTTTGTATAATCAACATTGTCCGCATTAAACGGATACAATCCGCAGACTCGAAATCCATTGATTATACTATTCTTTTTTATTCCTTCGTTCACCGCTTTCTCCAATGTTGGACCGAATTGTATTACTGTAAAGATTTCTCCCTCGTGGGTCGAGCTCCATTCGTCCATGCACTTTTTCCATTGATTCTTGAGTGGTTTGAAAATCGCTACATCTGCTGGTTGTGTTATGCGTGTCGTGTTTGGGTAGAGAGCAACCAGAATGATCCCTAGCTCCTGACACTGATCCGCAACTTCTATGGCCACATGGGATGAATGTCCATCGACAAAGAAAACCACCGGGAGTTGTATGGCATTTTTGACAAGAAAAGGATGAAACTTGTGTTTGATGTACCAAAGAAACTTCTCAGTATTCATCCATCCACGTTCACTTGGTTCAAGACCCCAGTTTGCGGGGAAAGCTTGTGCAACTTCTTTCCTTATTCTGCGACCCGAAAGAATCACGAAGGGATCAACGATTTGTCCATCGGCGCTGAAAGAAAACATCACCGTAATGTTTTCTTTACTGTTTGCCCGTTCCACTTCATATACATTTCGAGAGCCTGTTTCTGCTATTACTGCACGAGTTTTTGGATGAAGGTAAAACGACGTCTCATCACCATTGAACACGCGACTTGGATCAGCTAGAATATCTATCTTTCCTTGAGCATCGAACCAGCTGTAAACGTCCACAAACCATTTTCTAATGTCAGCTTCTGAAACCCGTGCACTGGCCGCTGAGACGAACTCCGGTGATCGAATTGTCAATCTTGGATGACGGTTCATAAATGATGTGAACCATGTTTTCCCTAAATTGAACAATAAATATCTATTATACAGAACTTTTTAGTTAGAAATATTTGTATGTACCTGGGCAATTGTCTTTGAATGGCGTTTCACGTGGATATTCTGTCAGGAATGATTTGATTTTAAACTGCACCGTGCGGAATTGAACAGGGAATCCTCTGTTTTGCATTTGGATTATCCAGGACACAATATCCAATTCCTCCTGCTCGGAGAACACAGTTCCGGGTCCTCGCCTCGTCTTTTTTTGCCACTTATCACTTGCACGGTATCGAACTGTGGATCTAGGTATTCCATACTTCTTACAGGTCGCGTATACTGACACACCAAGGGCGATTTCCCGGAGACAGCATTGAAGCGCAGTGTCGTCGTACGGTGGATTTTTTCGCGGAACGACTGAGGTTTTCTCATGCAGCATTCTAATTTCTACTGTGGCCACGTATGTAACAAGAGGCTAGATAGTAAATTCACACTAAAGAGTCTAGCACCGGATGTGTTTTTTGTGTTTTTATCACTTAAAAATGCGGTTTTGACTAAAAACTAAAATGTAAACAATGATCCGAGCGGGGCTGGCGAAAATAGAAACTGTCAAATTTCAGTGCGATTGAGGGGTGGCCAAAATAGAATCACCGTGGAATTTTGAGTGGTCGTGTTTAATAGAAATTTTACTGCATTTAACTGCTTTAAATCATGATAATAATGGTTTTTTGCCAAAATCTATATAATTTGTTtgtccaaaaatatatttttgcatATGTACAATATTGATACATTAGTTTTTTCAGCTTGTAAAAATATGCTTATATGTTACCAAATTGGTAAAATCAAGGTGTAAAAAGCACAcgcaaatttatttcttttatacAAATTTATTTAACCATAATTATGATAAAAAACATGTTTATTTCTCGAAACAAATAGTTAAACTATCGTCTCTGGGGTTTTATTGCTGAAAATtcgatttattttttccaaaatacCGCTTTTTTCGCCAGTATGGCCAAAACTACCACTATGGACAAAACTAATGCTTCTACCCTATACGCGATCCAGCTGTCGTTGCCGGcgggtagggtaattcatgtattttggacaggctgaggacaacgttggaaaaatcgtcccctagcttccttagaaagcaattgattattttgcaaagttactaatacgcttctaatacgattgtactttgcgttcctggtgacaaaaaccttaacgaaagcatttaaaGTTGAGAAAATCATAATTTCCAAACGCTTGTTAGAATTGCATTCTGGACACCAaacatatgttttggacaccctcaggtatatataatttggacagggcaattatctcaatgtttagccatgtgtactgctaaatcatggaagtagcataaattaacaaatattttcttgcaaataatcaaatttctccgcttaacaggcatctattttgataactattacagtttttgttaaaatcgaggaaatatcaccagacccacagaatacgcctccaagtatgcaatcgcaaagcatccccatgtagttcgtcagatgaccaaaatatatttacagtagaaaacttgtaatgtattttggacatcaTCTATTTTAagtgttctagatgaatgttaagagcttggatgcctaatgcttcttaattgaacatttttcattgcactaaggcttttaaatttcttacaattattaattcagcaATTTTAAGCTGTATATTGTATTTGACTGTGGAGTGTAtggcgtcttgcatacctgtgcatttgaggggttttagtgaaacaatttacattttcgataatttttaagTAAAtccttaattgttaagcgtattttcaacgtaagtcatcagaatagggtctgtttgatccaataatcgatattgagatgtatccacttttattagctcttcggaacaagacatacatcgccgtgcatgtccaaattacatacatgtccaaattatattttttaccctactcggtatgggtccgttaTGATTGTAAGGTGTCTTGCATACGTGCCTTAATATAAATATATTCATACCCCTCTCGACTGACAGTGTGTAACGCCGTTACACAACGTTGGCACCTCTAGCTCACTAGGTTGGTAGCAGTGCACAGCAACGTTCACCGGTTCGTCGTCACTCATTGAGCAGCAGGCAATCGAAGAGGTAAGTCGCATCTGTTGGGCGAAATACATTGCCGTGCCGAGTGATTACTCAAGACGCAAATTACCACAACCGGAATCTTGTTGGCCTATTTCCCCCGCGTTGGAATATGGGTTAtttacattggcgatcctgccagataTTTTTTGGTCCGTAATCACTCGGTACGGGAATGTGTTGAATGTTGAAAAGAATCGGTGTAAAAATATTGATACAGTGATGCGTAGCGAAAACCACCGAGAAGTAAAATGAAGTGTAAAGGAAAACGTTTAACAACGAGTTATATAATCGTAAAGGTGCGTAAAGAAAACCACCTTCAAAGACCTTCAAGGCGACCGCGAAGTGGTAACGAAAAccacaagcaaaaaaaaaaaacggtgcgtAAAGAAAACCACCTCCGAAGACCTTCGAGGCGATCGCGAAGTGGTAACGAAAACCACAAGCAAAATAGGGTGCGTAAGGAAAACCACCTTCAAAGACCTTCAAGGCGACCGCGAAGTGGTAAAGAAAACCACAAGCAAAATAGGGTGCGTAAAGAAAACCACCTCCAAAGACCTTCGAGGCGCCGCTGAAGTGGTAAAGAAAACCACATGCGATAAAATGTATAAAGTAAACAACCACGAAATCATAAGTGTAACCCAACTAAAAAAATGAGTGAGGGAGAAAACTGATAAATGTGTGATCCGTTTCGAAAAAACGACAATGCCTACTACGAAACGCTTACGGCGAGAGTTTCACTCCTGTTTTTCTTCGAATCGGTTGGAAGCAGAGTGAAAATCGAGGTGAAAATAGTGGAGCTGTCAAGAATCTGGTAGATGTTTCTGGAGGTTCGTTGCATGAGTGCGTTGTTTTCATCAGGGTACGATGCAATTATCTTGATGGCAACAAAATGTTTACCCGGCAATCTGCTCATTGAGGTGTGTGTGATTCAATTGTCAGCAACCATAgaggtttctgcttttagtagtgttgcgtgtacgtacacgttgcattacacgaacaccacttgagttactggttgaaaatagctaACAAATATCAGCTGTTCCcaacaaaatcaaatgggcatattttcaacctgtagatttgcattagtgttcgtgacatgacgctgcgaaaccactattgttGTCAGCACGCACACTGGTGTGTGTACAGTGAGATGTCAAAGTCAAACCGTTAGCGTTTCAGGGATGCCGATCGTGCCGATCGGGTTAGGGGTGCTCGAATTCAGACATCGATCAAAGCGCTCGAATAAATAGTATACAccgaaatatatatatttttttataattagtGCATCACATTGGTGAATGAAAACTTAACTAATGTTGCGATTTAAGGTGTTTATTAAATACGTGAACATGTGCATGTTAGCTAATTAAGGTGCTTATATAAAGATTGATAGCAAGGAtgacttcccaactaacaatcacccctttaacaggcaccattatgacgaattaattcagcataatgttgagtaacatttgaattattttcacgtacaacctatgttcgggttttgttcacacaaatttggagaatttataaagcatcatgttgtggtccaatttattttttttttgttgttcaaagcgtttacaaatgtacaggaaagttgttattaagctttggcaaaaaggactgaaaataaataaaatgcaaaaatgttgaactctcgcgagagtaattatttgctctcatgttgagaacacctattatgaaataagaattacatataaaattacctaaatccggattagaactcgagacctatcGATTGCCAGctacatgccttcctatctgcgccatcctagagatggtgagatgcagcacccaaaacaaaacataatcttcccatgactcaataatgatcactcctgaacttgtgttcagcagtggtgaattagcacagcacgtggtaatcaactgaacaacgccttatacttcaacagctgttcagcccaaaacacagtttccattctgatttcgctgtcagtatttttatcgcacggagAGAAAACTtgaatcgaatgcggccaaaaagtgttggtccttcttgaagatattgtttccagacgaacttattgcgatatgaatatgttattatttttattaggccgttacaaatatttatttcactttctgTCCCACCACtccttggctggtcgagggggggggggataaaaataataaaccatttaatctgaaaaatattaaaaattcatcggatttgttaaagaatttttagcaaaacccgatatttttataaatatttttttatctgccccctcaaaaagcCAAATCctgccaaaattttttgaagaggggggggggtcaaaaagtcaaaattaaatttgtatccgccttattaaatatcgatctttaaaaaagtatgacaatatgtggtgcggtatggtcttggacatggtgcattcacaacaTCTGTTAAGGTAATCTACTCATACTCAATAaggcaattttttttaatttatgcttttgtcatggaatcttgatattatgttcaataaatagtgcataaggatgtttagggatacttatGTGTAGGGataatgtgtcgatttctgaatgctgattGGTTATCTagatgactgtgggaacaatattcagtaaacacgacagcactaaaatgtcaaatgcatcgattcaagcgtctcgtacaatcgaactgctgcggactgttacagactaataataataaaaaaatgcctcaTTTTCACGTtggttacgtctcttggcactcaataataagctacataattctattctgttttatgttatgtgattcgtttaaaatattggttctttaatatCCTGGTTGCATAAACAGTTaaaccatgatttatcccattatccgaataaagttccgagtcaaactatggcgggctgaaggcgtttatttgacaagtgaaaaacacattgttcaggagcatatgcttatcgatacatcagcttaataagatgcagacaaatgttttgttaaactattttgttaaggaatcaatgcttgccgaataaatttcttgttaaacttttgaaaagtgttttaatgtgtcattgttgataccgatgaggaaagtcgaacattgactactttatcaattgaaaaatcatctaaacagtaatgtgtagagcataattttagttcagctatcataaccattattaagcaacaattcaacaagcttgcttgtttgtgacttgcaattgttagttgggttgtgcCTGCTTTAGTAACAATAAACTGATCTTATgcgaacgtatttttttttttctttagagaAGGGGAAGGATGTAAGGTGTCTTGCATACGTGCCTTAATATAAATATATTCATACCCCTCTCGACTGACAGTGTGTAACGCCGTTACACAACGTTGGCACCTCTAGCTCACTAGGTTGGTAGCAGTGCACAGCAACGTTCACCGGTTCGTCGTCACTCATTGAGCAGCAGGCAATCGAAGAGGTAAGTCGCATCTGTTGGGCGAAATACATTGCCGTGCCGAGTGATTACTCAAGACGCAAATTACCACAACCGGAATCTTGTTGGCCTATTTCCCCCGCGTTGGAATATGGGTTATTtacaatgatggcgatatccgtcccacaCACAGAAATCGCCTGACATAGctgttgctgagctgcgtcacagtgattcaggttcagctgcgttacctgcactgtgtttTGTTCACTGTTGTTCTTCCGCCAAACTTTGGTAGGTAGCGCCCTTGCATTCCATGTCACGCTTCAGCTCCGGGATCATCTCACCCATACGAGTaagtctgatactgcgcacgtcgactCCCAGATCCAGGAGCTTGACGTCGCTTCGCattgccttcaagacgtccgagtagatatactgttcggtcttgatgacgagcgcgtcgtatTTCTCGCAaccacaaatttcaaaatttgtgtatggacaaaagtctacggggggagggggggatctgagattgccaaattttggtctacgtggtttatgaacagccccaaagaaGTCGCAAAAGGAccattttcaggtccttacttatgttgcacttcgtggacgcaaagtcgatgatcttgtcaagctgctgctcagccacctcgatcgcGGGCAGTTCTTCTCTCTTTTGGTTGAtgaaccacgctccgtccagtatCTCCACGGGCTGGCTTGCCGGGCAatggatcggagctcccacgctggagctgtGTGCGCAGCTTTCTGCTCCTACCTCCTCGCTTCTCCCCTGCATTAAcacggtaagggacgaaatattGTGGGAGGTGTTCAGGTAcctcacaggctccgttaacgatcgagcacctTTTTTTCCCCTCGATCACTCGTTCCTCGGCACGAGTAGCTTGAATTGGGggtagtagtcctattcttagccgacgTCTACACGACTGGCTCgccagcggggggggggggtgtttctcAGGCCCTgggactgtaatccctgctgccccCAAGCACGCAACTCTTGGCTAGCAGTCTTTGACATTGCCTGACCTGTGGAAGCATGGTAGGAACTTATGAGGACGCTCCTTTCAGGTTTTCGACTCACCAATTTGCTACCCTATGAGTGTCTTTCTGTGCTTTTATATGCCGTAGGACTCTTAAAATACAAAGTATGTAGTCCTGCTCCTATTACGTTGTGCCCAGCTTTACCCGCTATCCCAAACCACTTACGCCACTGCCCATGCAGTGCGTCCGAAAAATTGCACTGCAGTTTAGAGGAAGCAAAAGAAACGCATTGCGCGCGAATCTCTCACGGATCTCTTTGCCTTCTGTCGAAGTGCCCTTCCCCTTTGTCTCGCATTCATAGAGACTGAATGGTTCGCTGAAGCCCACAATACACGGGGGACCATAAAACTGCAACACACCTATCCCCAGTAGATAATGCAGTGCACATTGCCTGACGACGCAACGCGACGACGGTTGGCTCGTTGGTTACCTGTGTAAACGGAGAACGCTTCTCGCCGTGGACTCCGTTGATGTTCGCGAGCAGGAACAGCAGCACCGCACAACAAAGTCAGCGAAATGAAAAATTATATCGAAATGAATCGCTGTAATTTAAACGAATGCGATGTGCGATGAGATACCGTTGACGACGGCCcaagacgacgatgatgatgaccacGGTGGCAGCCGCGACGGCGACGacttcgacgacgacgatggtgttGAGGATATGCAAAAGGTGGCCAACCGTCTGACCAACCAACTGCGCACCGAAGGGATAAGACGGAAGACATTGCGCGCGGCCACAGAAACCGCAACCAAGTAACGAACGACACTCGGCTCGGATGGTGGGGGAATATTATGTCCAGTCCTAACGCGACGTGATCGTGGAGCAGCAcgaatgcaaaaatgaaaaaaaaaatcgcgtgatTTTCAGCTGACGGAAATTTATGGTTTTTTATTCCCGGCCTGACAATATTAGCGTTCTGCTATCACGAGATAATTTATGCTGCGGCAGCGACGAGTGGAGAGGACCTTGGCTCCCATGATGCCCATTCCGGCGACCCGTTTATTAGCTCGGCGTGGTTAGTTTGTTTCGCGCACGGGAGAGTGTTTTGGTTGATTAGTGGTTCAATCGTCGAGATGTCCACTATATATTAGTGTGTGTCGGTCGATTGCCTGCTGGTGGCGTTTCGAGGAAGGAGACATATGTAGTGTTGGGCGCTTGGATTAGCTTTAGCTGGATGGATGCATGCAAGGCTTGCATTAGACTAGGATGAGTAATTACGGTGTCGAGATGTCATCTTGATGCATGGGTCACACGGATCGAATATGGCATGATTATCGGATTGAAGAGATTGAGCGTAGATGATGGAGTAAAGTGGTGGAACCTTTGCATTTCCCGCACACTAACGTGCCTCGAAAGACTGCATGATtttgaaagaatcaccggagggtAAAATCTTGTATATCAGGCGACTGAGCTCGTCGAGTTGAAGTGCTGTCCTGTATGTGTACAAAATCTGTATTATTGTATTTTGTAAGTATGTACTAAATATAAACAGATTTTAAAGATCTTGACATCAATCGAAAGGCAATATTGTCCCACTGTTTTCTATTGAAGTGGTATGGACAGGTCAAGGCGTTCCAGTGATATGGAAATTCCAGTGAGCAGTGGCCGAATTCCGGCGCacagtttcttcgaagagaagaaattttcttccattgcccaccagcaagaaaatttaattctcttcgaagaaaaagtgcgccggaattcgcctacAGAAATGGCCAAATAAATAACTTTCtttaagtaaaaaagaaaatcgggttcagtactgttccttttaattccactaagattttgca includes:
- the LOC115266338 gene encoding chromatin assembly factor 1 subunit A-like: MDEQEAVSPPALLNSSISQVEAKWDETPQNMRELPETDQIFRSLNTSKMTFTLSPFVSIHTDKIEEGLKLIGPCTMSTILSKTEAELTHEEKIIRYFYKEFLQPFITVHSTPNEDEENDPWLVEPFNRGVQQIDDSSFEMNTDLPYTCRAPSAIGEEVIAELTVSPGGDVSLDTEIPSVYTEEQIAKIIGLTGKSNSDPTMGSSFVPSDNTSGAIQEVNQPHQKVLQDITNKTESCVAPRLVDFLKLPPAPHRSSKHRNYKKKFYPVLTADERLAEIRKVEKEKQETELKKKERALLRQQARTKREELKKRKQEEREEKKQLKELQKKAKSTSNLKRKRRVNIEKSLKRNEKKMNVKEDI
- the LOC134286497 gene encoding uncharacterized protein LOC134286497 gives rise to the protein MLHEKTSVVPRKNPPYDDTALQCCLREIALGVSVYATCKKYGIPRSTVRYRASDKWQKKTRRGPGTVFSEQEELDIVSWIIQMQNRGFPVQFRTVQFKIKSFLTEYPRETPFKDNCPGKTWFTSFMNRHPRLTIRSPEFVSAASARVSEADIRKWFVDVYSWFDAQGKIDILADPSRVFNGDETSFYLHPKTRAVIAETGSRNVYEVERANSKENITVMFSFSADGQIVDPFVILSGRRIRKEVAQAFPANWGLEPSERGWMNTEKFLWYIKHKFHPFLVKNAIQLPVVFFVDGHSSHVAIEVADQCQELGIILVALYPNTTRITQPADVAIFKPLKNQWKKCMDEWSSTHEGEIFTVIQFGPTLEKAVNEGIKKNSIINGFRVCGLYPFNADNVDYTKCLAEAGLAPEPSNLIDEQQLEGIKLFRIWKIYLKNHYNGLLSKKTPLECFFFCYV